Proteins encoded together in one Pseudomonadota bacterium window:
- a CDS encoding cytochrome c3 family protein produces the protein MSAISDKSQFKSFLSGLLFALVLVPILSPHDALAGDIIILTPPDKSTIYARRNYTDMVLKITDPSDVKKIYVEGKKNQQIETSGVWEKNGINYIHYRLPMEPGKNIYEIDPGDVKVHFNYKPLRSLLNVNLNAPSVYLFHRTEINPPECNICHDEKLPKDAKIEKPRYGPFSPVCFSCHRSLAELSTWRHGPVTSLFCRTCHQSDPAVDKIEIPLGKIDDLCYSCHMNQRRWKDMSHVHGPVGTGDCSVCHNPHGDKYRYQLWAEGEKALCVACHRDKLPLVQEDSPIFVHGILGSMGCVACHDPHATNYRYQLRSEIGDLCVSCHPQYAEMEKGHPVDKHPIKGEKDPRRSGHKFSCTSCHNPHGTRYQFMLIGELVGEQVCIVCHAKQKEEGFGKDIKQNK, from the coding sequence ATGTCCGCCATTTCTGATAAAAGTCAGTTCAAAAGTTTTCTGAGTGGGCTACTGTTCGCCTTGGTCCTTGTACCTATTCTGTCTCCTCATGATGCCCTTGCCGGTGACATAATAATCCTTACTCCCCCGGACAAATCTACAATCTATGCTCGGCGAAATTATACTGACATGGTTCTTAAGATCACTGATCCTTCTGATGTCAAAAAAATATATGTTGAGGGTAAAAAAAATCAGCAGATTGAGACATCGGGAGTCTGGGAAAAGAACGGCATAAATTATATACATTATCGATTACCGATGGAACCTGGTAAAAACATATATGAAATTGATCCAGGTGATGTAAAGGTACATTTCAATTACAAACCTCTTCGTTCACTCCTAAATGTTAATCTTAATGCCCCATCGGTGTATCTGTTTCACCGAACGGAAATCAATCCCCCTGAATGTAATATCTGCCATGATGAAAAATTGCCAAAAGATGCAAAAATAGAAAAACCCCGTTATGGACCGTTTTCACCAGTCTGCTTTTCCTGTCATCGCTCTCTTGCGGAGCTTTCAACCTGGCGGCATGGCCCGGTTACAAGCTTATTTTGTCGAACATGTCATCAGTCAGACCCGGCAGTTGATAAAATAGAAATACCCCTTGGGAAAATAGATGACCTTTGCTATTCATGTCATATGAATCAGCGAAGATGGAAGGACATGTCACACGTACATGGACCTGTTGGCACAGGTGACTGCTCGGTATGTCATAACCCCCATGGAGACAAGTACAGGTATCAACTCTGGGCCGAGGGTGAAAAGGCCCTTTGTGTCGCATGTCATAGAGACAAACTGCCTCTAGTTCAGGAAGACAGTCCGATTTTTGTTCATGGCATATTGGGAAGTATGGGGTGCGTTGCCTGTCATGACCCTCATGCTACCAATTACCGGTATCAATTACGAAGTGAAATCGGCGATCTTTGCGTAAGTTGCCATCCCCAATATGCGGAAATGGAAAAGGGTCATCCTGTTGATAAACATCCGATAAAAGGGGAGAAAGACCCGAGGCGGAGTGGCCATAAATTTTCGTGTACAAGCTGTCACAATCCCCATGGAACCAGGTATCAGTTCATGTTGATTGGTGAATTAGTTGGCGAACAGGTATGCATTGTCTGCCATGCCAAACAAAAAGAGGAAGGATTTGGCAAAGATATTAAGCAAAATAAATAA
- a CDS encoding NHL repeat-containing protein, which produces MVVFLFVMLCPPHLYAQEDEKGPKPISTLKVINVDDSGTDITFPMFVYADNINDELYLLRGGSFNPLVVYDSEFYPDISLGRGRTIYTPQCVYTDDNGLLYVCQGSSGPESFGKISVFNPAFFPIKEIVLDNIPGSRDFMPSNLAISRSGNIYVSGQHTSGILVLDNEGRFLRRLVPMDKAVKKQKAEAGENPLTLANPTEEKELTEESKVEKEEEINDETKESGDYFGLPAELIPKARSNQLFLAEPDEMVPVKIIDVVISREGNIFLLSEFRSKIYVYDSRENFLFSFGSKGGTSGKMSRPQNLALDEKWGVVYIVDYMRHTILVFSMRSGRFLFEFGGRGWSEGWFNYPKHVAVNRLGQVIVADYFNHRVQIMDVNLDSRLPMFDQLQEQSSQLPMPFAGGERVTSAGTPVMQTPEITSVTIPFPTGRSVGVNTGSSLAPVMRTLQTPYAPAIEKTQVKER; this is translated from the coding sequence TTGGTCGTGTTTCTTTTTGTTATGCTATGTCCCCCTCATCTGTATGCTCAGGAAGATGAAAAAGGCCCAAAACCCATATCGACGCTCAAAGTTATCAATGTTGATGACAGTGGGACCGACATAACCTTCCCGATGTTTGTTTATGCAGACAATATAAATGATGAATTGTATTTATTGCGCGGCGGTTCATTTAATCCATTGGTTGTCTATGATTCTGAATTTTATCCTGACATTTCATTAGGTAGGGGAAGGACAATTTATACCCCGCAATGCGTTTATACTGATGATAATGGCCTACTTTATGTTTGCCAGGGATCCAGCGGTCCTGAATCCTTTGGAAAGATTTCCGTTTTTAATCCCGCCTTTTTCCCAATCAAAGAAATAGTTCTCGATAATATTCCCGGAAGTCGTGATTTTATGCCCAGTAATCTTGCCATATCACGCAGCGGCAATATCTATGTATCCGGCCAGCATACATCCGGAATACTGGTACTTGATAATGAAGGACGTTTCCTCAGGCGTTTGGTTCCAATGGATAAGGCTGTCAAAAAGCAAAAGGCGGAAGCAGGTGAAAATCCATTAACTTTAGCAAATCCCACAGAAGAAAAAGAACTAACGGAAGAAAGCAAGGTTGAAAAGGAAGAGGAAATAAATGATGAAACCAAGGAGTCAGGTGATTATTTCGGGTTACCTGCGGAACTCATCCCAAAAGCCCGTTCCAACCAACTTTTTCTCGCTGAACCAGATGAAATGGTACCTGTAAAGATTATTGATGTTGTTATAAGCAGGGAAGGCAACATTTTTCTCTTGAGTGAGTTTCGGAGTAAGATTTATGTATATGATTCACGTGAAAATTTTCTCTTTTCATTTGGTTCAAAAGGGGGCACTTCCGGCAAGATGAGCCGCCCACAAAATCTGGCTTTGGATGAAAAATGGGGGGTTGTGTATATAGTTGATTATATGCGACATACCATTCTTGTTTTCAGTATGCGTTCCGGGCGTTTCCTTTTTGAATTCGGAGGACGTGGCTGGAGCGAGGGTTGGTTTAATTATCCAAAACATGTTGCAGTCAATCGACTCGGGCAGGTGATTGTTGCCGATTATTTTAATCACCGGGTGCAGATAATGGATGTTAATCTTGATTCCCGGTTGCCAATGTTTGATCAACTCCAGGAACAGTCTAGCCAGTTGCCCATGCCTTTTGCAGGTGGCGAACGGGTTACCTCTGCCGGAACGCCGGTTATGCAAACTCCGGAAATAACGTCTGTTACTATTCCTTTTCCAACAGGTAGATCGGTAGGGGTTAATACCGGGAGTTCTTTGGCCCCGGTCATGAGAACATTGCAAACTCCTTATGCACCAGCTATAGAAAAGACTCAAGTTAAAGAGCGCTGA